TTTGGCCGAGCAAGGCCTCGGCCAGGGCTCGCGTCGCGTTCAGGACGACCGCACTGTTCAGCATGAAGAGCGCCTGGGGCGCGACCGTCGTGCTGGGGCGGTCGCCGTTCGTGACCGTGGGGTCGCCGAAGTCGAACGCCGTGTAGACGTCGTACAGAGCGGAGCGGATCACGGGCAGATACACCGAGCGGCGCACGCTGTCGTATTGGATCGGGTCGGAGTTGGCCGTGCTGGTGACGTACGCGCGGGGCTTGAGCGTGATCAGGGTTCCCCCCATCGTGCGGTCGAGGGTCCCGGAAACGAACAAGATGCTGTCGCGGATGGCCTCGGCTTCGAGGCGCTGCCTCGGGAAACGCCACAGAAGGTGGTCGTCCGGATCGGCCTCGGCCGCCTTCTCGTCGTACCGGCTGCTCATCTGGTACGTGTTCGTGAGCATGAGCCTCTTGTGGAACTTCTTCAGGCTCCAATCATCCTCGTTCACGAAGGTGGTGGCCAGCCAGTCGAGCAGTTCGGGGTGCGTGGGCAGTTCGCCGACGGCGCCGAAGTTGTCCACGGTCGCCACCAATCCGCGTCCGAACCGCCAGCGCCACACCCGGTTCACGAACACCCGGGCGGTGAGCGGGTTCTTCCCGTCGGTGACCCACTTCGCGAGCTCCAGTCGTCCGCTGTGTTCGGGCGGAATCGGGGGTTGGTCCACACCGGCCACCACGGTCGGGAAGCGGCGCGGACACTCCTCGCCCAGCGTCAGGTAACTCCCGCGGAGGTGCACCTTCAGGTTCTCCGGTTGCCCCTCGCCCACGGCCATGGCGCGCGGGAGATCCGGCTTCTCCTTCTGAAGGGCGGCCATCTCGTCGTCCAGCTTCTTGAGCTCTTGCTGCACGGCCTCTGGGAACAGCCCATCGGCCTTCTCGGGCAGTTCGATGCGGACGTCGATCCCGTTCTTGATGCGGTCGGCCACATCGCGGACGATCTCCGGGATCAGGTGGGCCTCCTCGGCGATGCCGCCAAGCACTTCGGTGGGCGGCTGGCCAGGGCGCGGGATCAGGAGCAGCTTATCGAGGTGCGGGAAGTAGCTTTCGCGCTCGAACTTGATTCGATTCTTGCCTTGCTGCAGCACGAGGATACCTTCCGCGAACCACTTCTGGTGCTCGGGGTTGAACCCGCCCGACACCTTCCCCGCCGCGTTCGACAGCGCGAGGGCGCCGTTCGCGTAAACCCGGATCGGCCGGGGGTCGCCGGAGGCGTACCGCAGGTCGAGCTGGTAGGGACCGCCGGATGGCACCGTGATCTCGTACTCGGTGCGGTTCGGATACTCGCCCTTGTTGACGAGCACCCCGATGCCCTTGCCGAATCCGCCCACGTCTTTGCTCACATTGCCGGCGACGAAATCCTCGGCCTCGCGGACCAGGGCTTCCTTCGGGGCAGCGCCGTCGGGAGATGGAACCGCGGGTTTCAGGGGCGAGCGGCCCTTCTCCAACTCGAGCACCTTGCGGGCCGCGGTTTCGTAGGCTGGCAACTGGGGCTGGAGCAGCTTGAGCAGCGCGTCGGACGCGACCTGGCGCTTCTTGCGGGCTTCCTCCCCGGTCTCGCGGAGGCGCGCCTCGATGGCCAGGAGCTTCTCCTGTTCGGCGGGGGTGCCCAAGGGCCGCTCGTTCCACTCGGCCATGTTCTTGTAGTTGAGCATGGTCTTCGTGGACTTGAAGATCCCGGCCAACGCGTAGTAGTCCTTGGCCTTGATGGGGTCGAACTTGTGGTCGTGGCACCGCGCGCACGCGACCGTGAGCCCGAGATACGTCTTGGTGAACGTGTCGATCTGCTCGTCGATGACGTCCAGCTCTTGTTTGACCGGGTCGTCCTCCGCGAGCATCTTGCCGCCCATCGCAAGGAACCCGGTGGCGACGATGCCGTCGTTCCCGGCGCCGGGGATCAGATCGCCCGCGAGTTGCTCCTGAAGGAACTCGTCGATGGGCTTGTCTGCGTTCATGGCCGCGATCACCCAGTCGCGGTAGCGCCACGCGTTGGGATAGACGAGGTTCTCGTCAAGGCCGTTAGAGTCGGCGTAACGGGCGACGTCCAGCCAGTGGCGTCCCCACCGCTCGCCGTAGGCCGGGGAGGCGAGGAGCCGGTCCACCACACGCTCGAACGCGTTGGGCTCCTTGTCGGCCAGGAACGCGTCGATCTCTTCCGGGGTGGGCGGGAGGCCGGTGAGGTCGAAGGTCGCACGGCGGATCAGCGTCCGGCGGTCGGCGGACGGCGCGGGTTGGAGGCCGTTCTGTTCG
This sequence is a window from Fimbriimonadaceae bacterium. Protein-coding genes within it:
- a CDS encoding DUF1549 domain-containing protein — protein: MREGPPGNRHAWKTRGLFAGSLLLFFFGAHALPNPVQSKPASQEAADVFESKIRPILQSRCIVCHGPDLQSKNLRLDQPVSQAIAQRLVEVLSYTSDVKMPPSGKLPADELALLTKWAEAGAPWPATPKVAPSSGSTFWAFVPPTTPPVPEVKDKRWAQNPIDAFVLAKLEQNGLQPAPSADRRTLIRRATFDLTGLPPTPEEIDAFLADKEPNAFERVVDRLLASPAYGERWGRHWLDVARYADSNGLDENLVYPNAWRYRDWVIAAMNADKPIDEFLQEQLAGDLIPGAGNDGIVATGFLAMGGKMLAEDDPVKQELDVIDEQIDTFTKTYLGLTVACARCHDHKFDPIKAKDYYALAGIFKSTKTMLNYKNMAEWNERPLGTPAEQEKLLAIEARLRETGEEARKKRQVASDALLKLLQPQLPAYETAARKVLELEKGRSPLKPAVPSPDGAAPKEALVREAEDFVAGNVSKDVGGFGKGIGVLVNKGEYPNRTEYEITVPSGGPYQLDLRYASGDPRPIRVYANGALALSNAAGKVSGGFNPEHQKWFAEGILVLQQGKNRIKFERESYFPHLDKLLLIPRPGQPPTEVLGGIAEEAHLIPEIVRDVADRIKNGIDVRIELPEKADGLFPEAVQQELKKLDDEMAALQKEKPDLPRAMAVGEGQPENLKVHLRGSYLTLGEECPRRFPTVVAGVDQPPIPPEHSGRLELAKWVTDGKNPLTARVFVNRVWRWRFGRGLVATVDNFGAVGELPTHPELLDWLATTFVNEDDWSLKKFHKRLMLTNTYQMSSRYDEKAAEADPDDHLLWRFPRQRLEAEAIRDSILFVSGTLDRTMGGTLITLKPRAYVTSTANSDPIQYDSVRRSVYLPVIRSALYDVYTAFDFGDPTVTNGDRPSTTVAPQALFMLNSAVVLNATRALAEALLGQKGMDDAQRVRKLYLSCYGRPATDPEVAGALAFLKRFQSAYAKAEDPRLSAWQSLCKAFIAANEFIYVE